One Drechmeria coniospora strain ARSEF 6962 chromosome 01, whole genome shotgun sequence genomic region harbors:
- a CDS encoding Vacuolar protein sorting-associated protein 54: MFSSPAAGKSVDSLTPLSPATRHEFPMHSRRSSHLHPGTSSRRSSIANSMHSVGGVLDSSTSTWGASVFESGQNAISTLLQPPIVRTGFQPHSSLPVPSSHKPPTAKDIPPVTLTNIPVVDVEEFAPYLTHVGPVYEQLRRLQEDDDEIPSTRRGSRVDRHAEAVADGLLRPSSNLQGDRRGSVASLASLDSVEMPNPLRRSSTGFLRKGSLGPPPLSTIPTVYFDEGFHLENPRTFDVVSEWSEVVRPPNAGQPKNGDASGTDLVPRKALATNAILQEKLSWYMDTIEVHLINSISTASTTFFSALGSLKELHSETSESVQRIQVLRKELEALDEEIVSSGLQIVQKRRRRENLRQLNDAVLQLRQIVDGFATCESLVDAGEVDEALVKIDSLEKLIAGERDQSEEDSGRQLRDMRSASALQGVNNDLSTLRFRIGKAYESQFANFLMADLRRHVESVTPADVLLRWSNATSRSRGSHTRSSSVFPTYLNGTQELKTQLLQSMIGLHRAKHVATAAMTYREIVLREVKNLIRRPLPSSNDDDNESMMSVSTAGGGRQRSNQEKSANLARNLRALDPEDAEELLIKIYIGVTETLRRLTTQVKVLLDIASSLTDSPLGDGIKSPQFRSPITSPQPDRHGGISVNDVFGFQEELHKTLDEATLLTQAVDVANDKIVKVLRVRGEQATHLPLDFFLRYFTLNLYFANECEAISGRSGTSLKTVVNGHIKDFVQRNRDMEMQKLAVGMESDQWVAKDFTEKNGKLLDLVLKSSTEDGSDWMDSSKIWVPYREFERDLAEPTMDDTNGASKDKVRSAVIEFESFMLPNSAILCLEGMNNFMHLIAGIPSMTTDVAASLIAYLQLFNSRCTQLILGAGATRSAGLKNINAKHLALASQALAFIAAIIPHTREFVRRHAPTGAAASSLMGEFDKVRRLLQEHQDSIHQKLVDIMGGRAAIHAKSIKATDWDAKEVNGPLKFMEVLAKETTTLHRALTKHLPEALIPMIMEPVFSSYKEQIGAAFSEGNPRTEAGHKSMLRNVEFFSSKLGNLHGFGDAGEYLMSIVKAKEIKLEAPAEAVEESSQVSAEVKQVPTEDAKEVAEEKAQDSQDSTAAVEVAPDAKVEPSDS; encoded by the exons ATGTTTTCTTCACCGGCAGCTGGAAAGTCGGTCGACAGCCTGACCCCCCTCTCTCCCGCCACCCGACATGAATTCCCAATGCACAG CCGGCGATCCAGCCATCTCCATCCTGGGACAAGCTCCAGACGAAGCTCTATAGCAAATTCAATGCACTCTGTCGGAGGCGTTCTGGATAgttctactagtacttgggGAGCTTCGGTGTTCGAGTCTGGTCAAAACG CCATTTCGACTCTATTGCAACCTCCGATCGTACGAACAGGGTTCCAGCCTCATTCCTCGCTCCCTGTCCCCAGCTCGCACAAGCCTCCTACGGCGAAAGACATTCCTCCGGTCACGCTGACAAACATACCGgtcgtcgatgtcgaagAGTTCGCACCGTATCTCACGCACGTAGGGCCGGTATACGAACAGCTGAGACGACTTCaagaggatgacgatgaaaTACCCAGCACACGGCGAGGTTCGCGGGTGGACAGGCACGCCGAAGCAGTAGCAGATGGCCTTTTGCGACCGTCATCAAATCTTCAGGGTGACCGAAGGGGCTCAGTAGCATCATTGGCTTCCCTTGATTCTGTCGAGATGCCCAACCCCTTGCGAAGGTCAAGCACCGGCTTCCTTCGAAAAGGATCCTTAGGTCCGCCTCCTTTATCAACCATACCGACTGTGTACTTTGACGAGGGCTTTCATCTCGAAAACCCTCGAACCTTTGACGTCGTTAGTGAATGGTCAGAGGTCGTTCGACCGCCAAATGCTGGACAACCCAAGAATGGAGACGCAAGTGGAACCGACTTGGTACCTAGGAAAGCGCTGGCGACAAACGCTATTCTTCAAGAAAAGCTATCATGGTACATGGACACCATCGAGGTCCACCTGATCAACTCCATATCAACCGCCTCGACCACTTTCTTTTCCGCTCTTGGGTCTCTGAAAGAACTGCATTCGGAAACGTCCGAGTCAGTTCAACGGATACAAGTGCTACGGAAAGAACTCGAGGCACTAGATGAGGAGATTGTCTCAAGTGGTCTTCAGATTGTGCAGaaacgtcggcgacgagagaACCTGAGGCAACTCAATGATGCCGTCCTACAATTACGTCAAATTGTCGATGGATTTGCGACCTGCGAGtcgctcgtcgatgccggcgaggtggaTGAAGCTCTCGTGAAGATCGACTCTCTGGAAAAGCTGATTGCTGGTGAGAGAGACCAAAGCGAAGAAGACTCTGGGCGACAACTGCGTGATATGAGGTCAGCATCGGCGCTACAAGGAGTCAACAACGACCTCAGCACCCTACGATTCCGGATTGGCAAGGCGTACGAGTCCCAATTTGCGAATTTCCTGATGGCTGATCTGCGGCGTCATGTCGAGTCCGTCACTCCCGCTGACGTCCTTCTTCGCTGGAGCAATGCCACATCTCGCTCCAGGGGTTCGCACACGCGGTCATCGTCGGTGTTTCCAACTTATCTTAACGGCACTCAAGAGCTCAAAACGCAGCTCCTACAGAGCATGATTGGGCTGCATCGAGCAAAGCATGTTGCCACAGCGGCGATGACCTATCGAGAGATTGTATTGCGTGAGGTAAAAAATCTGATCCGACGACCACTTCCAAGCTCTAACGATGATGACAACGAATCCATGATGTCTGTCTCCACGGCTGGTGGGGGACGGCAGAGGTCAAACCAAGAAAAATCAGCAAATCTAGCGAGAAATTTGCGTGCCCTGGACCCCGAGGACGCAGAGGAGCTCTTGATCAAAATTTATATTGGCGTAACGGAAACTCTTCGACGGCTGACCACGCAGGTCAAGGTGCTGTTAGATATCGCAAGTTCGCTCACGGATTCTCCGCTAGGAGATGGGATCAAGTCACCACAGTTCAGGTCTCCGATCACCAGCCCCCAACCAGATCGGCACGGTGGCATTTCGGTTAATGACGTCTTTGGGTTTCAAGAAGAGCTGCATAAAACGCTTGACGAAGCAACGCTGCTAACTCAAGCAGTCGATGTTGCGAACGACAAAATCGTCAAGGTCCTTAGGGTCCGCGGAGAGCAAGCCACCCACTTGCCGCTTGACTTCTTCCTCCGCTATTTCACTCTTAACCTCTACTTCGCAAACGAATGCGAGGCAATTTCCGGAAGAAGTGGAACTTCGTTAAAGACAGTGGTTAACGGCCACATCAAGGATTTTGTCCAGCGAAATAGAGACATGGAGATGCAGAAGCTTGCCGTGGGCATGGAGTCTGATCAATGGGTTGCCAAAGACTTTACGGAGAAGAATGGCAAACTACTAGATCTTGTACTGAAGTCCAGCACAGAGGATGGCTCCGATTGGATGGACAGCAGCAAGATATGGGTGCCGTACCGGGAGTTTGAGAGGGACCTAGCGGAACCAACGATGGATGACACTAATGGTGCAAGCAAGGACAAAGTTCGTTCTGCCGTTATCGAGTTCGAAAGCTTTATGCTCCCTAACTCAGCCATTCTCTGTCTCGAAGGCATGAACAACTTCATGCATCTTATTGCTGGGATTCCATCGATGACCACAGATGTGGCAGCATCTTTGATTGCGTATTTGCAGCTTTTCAACTCGCGTTGCACGCAGTTGATCCTTGGAGCCGGTGCAACCCGATCGGCGGGCCTGAAAAACATCAACGCAAAACATTTGGCATTGGCTTCTCAGGCCTTggccttcatcgccgccatcataCCTCATACACGGGAGTTTGTTCGTCGTCACGCACCCACAGGCGCGGCCGCGTCAAGTCTCATGGGCGAGTTTGACAAAGTTAGGCGGTTGCTCCAGGAGCACCAGGACAGTATTCATCAGAAGCTCGTCGATATAATGGGAGGGCGAGCCGCGATACACGCTAAGAGCATCAAGGCGACCGACTGGGATGCCAAAGAGGTCAACGGCCCGCTCAAATTCATGGAAGTTCTTGCAAAGGAGACGACGACACTCCACAGGGCACTAACAAAGCATCTTCCGGAGGCGTTGATTCCAATGATAATGGAGCCTGTGTTTTCCAGCTACAAGGAGCAAATCGGGGCCGCCTTCAGCGAGGGCAACCCTAGGACCGAGGCTGGTCATAAGAG TATGCTCCGCAACGTGGAATTCTTTTCCTCGAAGCTTGGAAATCTCCACGGGTTTGGTGATGCAGGCGAATACCTCATGAGCATTGTAAAGGCAAAAGAAATCAAGTTGGAGGCTCCCGCCGAGGCTGTCGAGGAATCTAGCCAGGTGAGCGCGGAGGTGAAGCAGGTGCCAACGGAGGATGCGAAAGAAGTTGCAGAGGAGAAGGCGCAAGACTCGCAAGACTCCACTGCAGCCGTTGAGGTGGCTCCTGACGCAAAGGTCGAGCCATCTGATTCATGA
- a CDS encoding NCS1 family nucleobase:cation symporter-1, producing the protein MGWSTVKQRLECPKDKDARYDNTSWCNRDLIPIPLDRRTYGIWSYVGYWTVSGSNISAWSIGSTLLAFGLSPQQAIGVVVLGGLLTGVLAVACGWMGANHHIGFTVSSRFSWGMRGSYFPVLLRVFLACIWFGIQAFWGGQATRVAIGALIPGFAHMPNSFSPSSHLQTNDFIGLVIWLSLFVPGILIKPERLQIPFVICFFLFCSCCVGLLIWCATPTLIIRLLFHQPAMAPNVGWAFMFGITSVLGAWGGGTIGQSDWTRYAKTRHSPTPSQLIASPVTISVTAVLGIIVTSAAVDVLGGGIIWNPIMLLAAIQDYYESSSAARAGVFFAGLGLVASQLSISVVLNSISCGMDMAGLWPKYINIRRGAYIMAIIGIAIQPWQLLSTATKFLSVMGGFGVFLAPATGILLADYHLVRRHKLKISHLYIGDSASIYWFDHGFNWRSFLTFGMASWPLLPGLVATVNKTKDDTDERYDGWVRLYNLTFLVGLVMAFVLFYTLNLLFPVRGLGEESPFLDSISASGGQSQGSLTGADLESDKIQAEVSVSQQY; encoded by the exons ATGGGCTGGTCGACAGTGAAGCAAAGGCTGGAATG CCCCAAGGATAAAGATGCACGCTACGACAACACGTCATGGTGCAACCGAGACCTGATTCCCATCCCTCTGGACCGTCGCACCTATGGCATATGGTCCTATGTTG GATACTGGACAGTCTCCGGCTCCAACATCTCTGCGTGGTCCATCGGTAGCACCCTCCTGGCCTTTGGCCTGAGTCCGCAGCAGGCTATTGGTGTAGTC GTTCTCGGAGGGCTCCTTACGGGAGTCCTGGCCGTTGCCTGCGGCTGGATGGGCGCAAACCATCACATCGGCTTCACCGTCTCCAGTCGCTTCTCCTGGGGCATGCGGGGCTCGTACT TTCCCGTGCTGTTGCGCGTCTTCCTCGCTTGCATCTGGTTCGGCATACAAGCCTTCTGGGGCGGCCAAGCAACCCGAGTCGCCATTGGCGCCCTCATTCCGG GGTTCGCTCATATGCCTAATTCCTTTTCGCCAAGCTCTCACCTCCAGACGAATGATttcatcggcctcgtcatctGGCTCTCCCTCTTCGTTCCCGGCATCTTGATCAAACCCGAGCGGTTGCAGATTCCCTTCGTCATCTGCTTTTTCCTCTTTTGCAGTTGCTGCGTGGGCCTGCTCATATGGTGTGCTACCCCCACGCTCATCATCCGCCT CCTCTTCCACCAACCGGCCATGGCACCAAATGTCGGCTGGGCCTTCATGTTCGGCATTACCTCTGTCCTCGGTGCTTGGGGCGGCGGAACCATCGGTCAATCTGACTGGACTCGATATGCGAAGACGAGGCATTCTCCAACTCCTTCCCAGCTCATTGCATCGCCCGTGACGATATCCGTAACTGCCGTGCTtggcatcatcgtcaccaGTGCGGCAGTTGATGTCCTGGGTGGAGGCATTATTTGGAACCCCATCatgctcctcgccgccataCAGGATTATTACGAGTccagctcggccgctcgagccggcgtcttcttcgccggaCTTGGACTGGTTGCCTCCCAGCTTTCG ATCTCCGTAGTCTTGAACTCAATATCTTGCGGCATGGACATGGCCGGGCTTTGGCCCAAGTATATCAACATCAGGCGCGGTGCATACATCATGGCCATAATCGGCATCGCCATTCA ACCGTGGCAGCTCTTGTCCACCGCTACCAAGTTCCTCTCCGTCATGGGTGGCTTTGGTGTGTTCCTGGCTCCTGCCAC CGGCATCTTGCTGGCAGATTATCACCTCGTCCGACGACACAAACTCAAAATTAGCCATTTGTACATCGGAGACAGTGCTTCCATTTACTGGTTCGACCACGGCTTCAACTGGCGCTCGTTCCTCACTTTCGGCATGGCCTCGTGGCCCTTGCTGC CCGGCCTCGTTGCCACCGTAAACAAGACCAAAGACGACACCGACGAAAGGTATGACGGCTGGGTCCGCCTCTACAACTTGAcattcctcgtcggcctcgtcatgGCCTTCGTCCTGTTCTACACACTCAACCTGCTGTTTCCCGTGAGGGGCCTGGGTGAAGAATCCCCCTTTCTTGACAGTATTTCTGCCTCGGGGGGTCAGTCTCAGGGCAGCTTGACTGGAGCCGACCTAGAATCAGACAAGATTCAAGCGGAAGTATCGGTGTCGCAGCAATATTGA